A genomic stretch from Pomacea canaliculata isolate SZHN2017 linkage group LG2, ASM307304v1, whole genome shotgun sequence includes:
- the LOC112557889 gene encoding uncharacterized protein LOC112557889 isoform X1, with translation MGKTNRGKEVKGSKTSKKFSKRGVCRSSAPSSRLRPIILRACENNNRHDSFVPVCDLTSQDLLGGKLDEVWQRVLLRVAHFVVRVKIMEYTPAHPATTGELARKRARTCTGMTTSLGEDYIIVSIPAHAVGENVEARHTVVEFFFDSDNAKDIIALKGLSLQRPLEAEPIAELTCRACPRLQKRLHSKLLSLDKSLVADDRPLEEEEVVVTRETMAALVSHPHGFPKRVSFGRCHGLEKLSSAKNSWVSATGARIPELADHPARQAVDFAKRTLLGVLRVLAVLGRQALCPLDYRPALVRLLCSVPSCPGSSGGPIILMPPRRPNAPVTSVRVFLHVGTMPHRGLSVAVPIKRRIILSAF, from the exons ATGGGCAAGACTAACAGAGGAAAAGAGGTAAAAGGTTCAAAGACCTCAAAGAAGTTCAGCAAAAGAGGCGTGTGTCGATCATCAGCACCTTCATCACGCTTACGACCAATCATTCTTCGCGCATGCGAAAATAACAACCGCCATGATAGTTTCGTTCCGGTCTGCGACCTGACGTCACAAGACCTTTTGGGGGGTAAGCTCGACGAGGTGTGGCAGAGGGTGCTTTTGCGCGTGGCCCATTTCGTGGTGCGCGTGAAGATCATGGAGTACACGCCCGCCCATCCAGCGACGACAGGCGAACTAGCCCGAAAAAGGGCTCGGACGTGCACCGGGATGACCACGTCACTGGGAGAAGACTACATCATCGTTAGCATCCCTGCCCACGCCGTTGGCGAGAACGTTGaa GCGCGCCACACAGTAGTGGAATTCTTTTTCGACTCCGACAACGCCAAGGACATCATCGCCTTGAAGGGGCTTTCTCTACAGCGACCTCTAGAAGCAGAGCCCATCGCAGAACTCACCTGCCGCGCATGCCCACGACTGCAGAAGCGTTTGCACTCGAAATTACTTTCCTTGGACAAGTCCCTGGTAGCCGACGACAGGCcactggaggaggaggaggtggtggtaaCTAGAGAGACCATGGCGGCGTTAGTGTCGCACCCGCATGGTTTCCCCAAGAGGGTCTCCTTTGGGCGATGCCACGGCCTGGAAAAGCTTTCCAGCGCCAAAAACAGTTGGGTATCAGCGACGGGTGCCAGAATACCAGAGCTCGCGGACCACCCAGCAAGACAAGCGGTAGACTTTGCGAAACGGACACTACTGGGGGTCCTTCGAGTGCTGGCAGTCTTGGGACGCCAGGCGTTGTGCCCCCTTGACTATAGACCGGCTCTAGTGAGGCTTTTGTGTTCAGTGCCCTCCTGCCCCGGATCGAGCGGGGGGCCCATCATCCTAATGCCACCTCGGCGGCCCAATGCCCCTGTGACATCAGTACGCGTCTTTTTGCACGTTGGCACCATGCCACACAGAGGGCTTAGCGTGGCCGTTCCAATTAAAAGGAGGATAATTTTATCGGCATTTTAG
- the LOC112557889 gene encoding uncharacterized protein LOC112557889 isoform X2: MATPVFQFAAIGVLALAFVIHSVCFSTDNWVCADLDSRGMQDVLDANSFEEDPSGLGDGVLANIGLSIRLGLWQYCLSESLTGATKCDPLSSNDAPGWMKAVQALGILAMIIAVMGLFLITYGLAGHSKGDRARLLPYYCSCVCASAGLMLLIAVAIFGLEYQNLIEDQLKKGDPMPDLDSLMKNVKDNTKLGWSYILEAFSAFLIIVASLMVCLPATLTSGGSFYLAGRNLAV; encoded by the exons ATGGCAACACCCGTTTTCCAGTTCGCTGCCATCGGGGTGCTGGCGTTAGCATTCGTTATCCACAGTGTTTGCTTCTCCACTGACAACTGGGTATGCGCGGATCTCGATTCCAGAGGCATGCAGGATGTTCTGGATGCAAACAGTTTCGAAGAAGACCCCTCTGGCCTGGGCGACGGCGTGCTGGCTAACATTGGCTTGTCGATACGCCTGGGCTTGTGGCAGTATTGTTTATCAGAGTCTCTGACGGGAGCGACCAAGTGTGATCCTCTGAGCTCGAACGATGCTCCAG GTTGGATGAAGGCTGTACAAGCTTTGGGAATTTTGGCCATGATAATTGCTGTGATGGGACTATTTTTGATAACGTATGGCCTTGCAGGTCACAGCAAAGGAGACAGGGCAAGGCTACTTCCTTATTACTGCAGTTGTGTTTGCGCATCAGCTG GATTGATGCTGCTAATTGCTGTGGCAATTTTTGGATTGGAGTATCAGAACTTGATAGAAGATCAGTTGAAGAAGGGAGACCCTATGCCTGACCTGGACTCTTTGATGAAGAATGTCAAAGACAACACCAAGCTAGGCTGGAGTTACATCCTTGAAGCATTTAGTGCTTTCCTGATTATTGTGGCCTCGTTAATGGTCTGCTTGCCTGCCACCCTGACCAGTGGTGGCTCTTTCTATTTAGCTGGTAGAAATCTAGCCGTGTAG